The following coding sequences are from one Anas acuta chromosome 15, bAnaAcu1.1, whole genome shotgun sequence window:
- the TVP23A gene encoding Golgi apparatus membrane protein TVP23 homolog A isoform X2, with protein sequence MKQAGTAQSGRPSPLPGALWGSPPQALGDDTEDVSLDLGGEEELALRKAQIRHPLATFFHLFFRVSAIITYLFCDWFSNSFVACFVTILLLLSFDFWSVKNVTGRLLVGLRWWNQIDEDGTSHWVFEARRVSMIAASTEAEARIFWLGLIICPVIWTVFFFSTLFSLKLKWLALVIAGISLQTANLYGYIHCKLEGQKSIGRITSRFFVTADVPKRQTRISDDCIEEHGKTGTR encoded by the exons ATGAAGCAGGCGGGGACGGCGCAGTCCGGCCGCCCCTCGCCGCTGCCGGGCGCGCTGTGGGGGTCCCCGCCGCAGGCGCTGGGGGACGACACCGAAGACGTGTCGCTGGACTTGGGCGGCGAGGAGGAGTTGGCGCTGCGGAAAGCCCAAATCAG GCACCCACTGGCTACCTTTTTCCACCTGTTTTTCCGAGTGAGTGCTATTATTACCTACTTGTTCTGTGACTGGTTCAGCAACAGCTTTGTTGCCTGTTTTGTCACAATTCTCCTCCTTCTATCCTTTGACTTCTGGTCAGTTAAG AATGTGACAGGAAGACTCCTGGTTGGTTTACGTTGGTGGAACCAGATTGATGAAGACGGAACAAGCCACTGGGTATTTGAAGCAAGAAGG GTGTCTATGATAGCTGCCTCAACTGAAGCTGAAGCTCGAATCTTTTGGCTTGGCCTCATTATCTGTCCCGTCATTTggactgtatttttcttcagcacCTTGTTTTCACTGAAGCTGAAATGGCTG GCTCTTGTGATAGCTGGGATTTCCCTTCAAACTGCTAATTTATATGGATACATCCACTGCAAATTAGAGGGACAAAAAAGCATCGGCAGAATAACTTCGAGATTTTTTGTCACAGCAGATGTTCCCAAGA GACAGACAAGAATTTCAGATGACTGCATTGAAGAACATGGAAAGACGGGCACTAGATAG
- the TVP23A gene encoding Golgi apparatus membrane protein TVP23 homolog A isoform X1 has product MKQAGTAQSGRPSPLPGALWGSPPQALGDDTEDVSLDLGGEEELALRKAQIRHPLATFFHLFFRVSAIITYLFCDWFSNSFVACFVTILLLLSFDFWSVKNVTGRLLVGLRWWNQIDEDGTSHWVFEARRVSMIAASTEAEARIFWLGLIICPVIWTVFFFSTLFSLKLKWLALVIAGISLQTANLYGYIHCKLEGQKSIGRITSRFFVTADVPKSKYQAGLSAINQEVSNADLLFLAFPGISS; this is encoded by the exons ATGAAGCAGGCGGGGACGGCGCAGTCCGGCCGCCCCTCGCCGCTGCCGGGCGCGCTGTGGGGGTCCCCGCCGCAGGCGCTGGGGGACGACACCGAAGACGTGTCGCTGGACTTGGGCGGCGAGGAGGAGTTGGCGCTGCGGAAAGCCCAAATCAG GCACCCACTGGCTACCTTTTTCCACCTGTTTTTCCGAGTGAGTGCTATTATTACCTACTTGTTCTGTGACTGGTTCAGCAACAGCTTTGTTGCCTGTTTTGTCACAATTCTCCTCCTTCTATCCTTTGACTTCTGGTCAGTTAAG AATGTGACAGGAAGACTCCTGGTTGGTTTACGTTGGTGGAACCAGATTGATGAAGACGGAACAAGCCACTGGGTATTTGAAGCAAGAAGG GTGTCTATGATAGCTGCCTCAACTGAAGCTGAAGCTCGAATCTTTTGGCTTGGCCTCATTATCTGTCCCGTCATTTggactgtatttttcttcagcacCTTGTTTTCACTGAAGCTGAAATGGCTG GCTCTTGTGATAGCTGGGATTTCCCTTCAAACTGCTAATTTATATGGATACATCCACTGCAAATTAGAGGGACAAAAAAGCATCGGCAGAATAACTTCGAGATTTTTTGTCACAGCAGATGTTCCCAAGAGTAAGTACCAAGCTGGACTGTCAGCTATAAACCAAGAGGTATCAAATGCTGACCTGTTGTTTTTGGCTTTTCCTGGTATTAGTTCCTAA
- the TVP23A gene encoding Golgi apparatus membrane protein TVP23 homolog A isoform X3, with amino-acid sequence MKQAGTAQSGRPSPLPGALWGSPPQALGDDTEDVSLDLGGEEELALRKAQIRHPLATFFHLFFRNVTGRLLVGLRWWNQIDEDGTSHWVFEARRVSMIAASTEAEARIFWLGLIICPVIWTVFFFSTLFSLKLKWLALVIAGISLQTANLYGYIHCKLEGQKSIGRITSRFFVTADVPKSKYQAGLSAINQEVSNADLLFLAFPGISS; translated from the exons ATGAAGCAGGCGGGGACGGCGCAGTCCGGCCGCCCCTCGCCGCTGCCGGGCGCGCTGTGGGGGTCCCCGCCGCAGGCGCTGGGGGACGACACCGAAGACGTGTCGCTGGACTTGGGCGGCGAGGAGGAGTTGGCGCTGCGGAAAGCCCAAATCAG GCACCCACTGGCTACCTTTTTCCACCTGTTTTTCCGA AATGTGACAGGAAGACTCCTGGTTGGTTTACGTTGGTGGAACCAGATTGATGAAGACGGAACAAGCCACTGGGTATTTGAAGCAAGAAGG GTGTCTATGATAGCTGCCTCAACTGAAGCTGAAGCTCGAATCTTTTGGCTTGGCCTCATTATCTGTCCCGTCATTTggactgtatttttcttcagcacCTTGTTTTCACTGAAGCTGAAATGGCTG GCTCTTGTGATAGCTGGGATTTCCCTTCAAACTGCTAATTTATATGGATACATCCACTGCAAATTAGAGGGACAAAAAAGCATCGGCAGAATAACTTCGAGATTTTTTGTCACAGCAGATGTTCCCAAGAGTAAGTACCAAGCTGGACTGTCAGCTATAAACCAAGAGGTATCAAATGCTGACCTGTTGTTTTTGGCTTTTCCTGGTATTAGTTCCTAA